CTCAGTAGCAAAGATTTTCTCCGCTAGTGCTAAGTCGTAAGGAAAAGGTGGCGTAATTGGCTGATAGTCTTTAGCGTAAGGCGTTCCGTGGCGTAAGACGGCGTTGACGAGGAAACAATTTTCTGGGTTGAGATTAATGGCGCTGTGAGGTACTCCGGGAGGTATTTTGACTACTTGAGGTCGGTTCTCGCTTAAGTAAATATACTCGTACTGACGATTTTGCAAGATTACTAAAATAAAGCTGCCCCGAACTACTAATAATTGATCTGTTTGATACCGATGGACGAATAGATCGTCAATTGTGTTGCCCGGAATTTGTACTAGCATTGTTTCATGACTTGATTGGGGAGTATAAAATTGTGTCATCCCCCCTTGGATAGATTCTAATGGGGTAATTGCGATTTTTTTGCTCAGTCCCATAGCCGAAATCCTAGCGATCTTTACCATCTCGATTTTAGAAGCTGAATTATAAAAAAATGTTACGAAAATAACACGAACGAGCAATGTTGTGTATTTGAAAGGTTTTCATTCTAGAGAAGTTAGGTGCAACGTCTCTAGAATGGATAAAGGCTAATCAGCTTTAGAGATTTTGAGACTGCTGGGTTGAGCTAAATTGCCGGAAATAACGATGCCTCGGTCATTAGCGCTAAGATGGCGGACAATTTTGTAAATTGCTTCAATTTCTGCTGTCGCGTCGGCTTTTGCGGCTAATTCCGACAAAGATAAAGGCGTAGTTTGTTTTTCCAATACTTTGACAATTTGATTTTGCAGTGCTAAGACAGATGCGGCAGCTTTTTTACCTGCTTCGACACCGGGTTGATGGTAAGCGTTGATATTCACGAGGAAGCCATACAAACCAACGGCGCGATCGTATAAAGCAATTAAAGCGCCGACGGTACGAGGATTAACTTCGGGAATAGTTACGGTGAGGGAATCTCTGCCATTTTCGTATAAAGCTTGGCGGGTTCCTTGTAACAATCCGGAGAGGTAATCTCCAGAAGTTACACCAGCTTCGACTTCGGGAGATTTTGCGGTACGGTCTTGTAAAACTTCGATAAAGGTAACAAAGAAGTTATTCACACCTTCTCGTAGTTGTTGAACGTAAGCGTGTTGGTCGGTTGAGCCTTTGTTACCATAGACAGCAATACCTTGATGAACTATATTTCCATCGAGGTCTTTTTCTTTACCCAAAGACTCCATTACCAATTGCTGAAGATAGCGACTAAACAATAGCAAACTATCTTTGTAAGGCAAAACTACCATATCTTTTTCGCCTTTGCCATTAGTAGCAAAATACCAGGAAAGAGCTAACAGTGCTGCCGGATTATCTTTGAGGGTGCGATCGCGTGTAAGCTCATCCATGATTTTCGCACCTGTCAGCATTTCTTGAATATCAATTCCTTGTAATGCTGCCGGAACTAAACCCACGGCTGACATTTCCGAGGTACGTCCTCCTACCCAATCATACATGGGAAAACTGGCTAACCAACCCTCTGCTTGAGCAATTCGATCTAATTTGCTGTCTTTCCCGGTAATTGCCACTGCATGGGCGGCAAAATCGAGATTTTCCGCCTCATAGACTGCTTTTGCTTCGATCATCCCATTGCGAGTTTCGGGAGTTCCCCCAGATTTGGAGATTACTAAAACGAGAGTCGTATTCAGACGAGAACCAATTTCGGCAATTGTGCGATCGATCCCGCTAGGGTCGGTATTATCGATAAAATGAATCGC
This Oscillatoria salina IIICB1 DNA region includes the following protein-coding sequences:
- a CDS encoding cupin domain-containing protein encodes the protein MTQFYTPQSSHETMLVQIPGNTIDDLFVHRYQTDQLLVVRGSFILVILQNRQYEYIYLSENRPQVVKIPPGVPHSAINLNPENCFLVNAVLRHGTPYAKDYQPITPPFPYDLALAEKIFATEENATIPQPA
- a CDS encoding glucose-6-phosphate isomerase → MDSAALWQRYQDWLYYNEQLEFYLDLSRMRFDEGFVAKMKPMFDKAFEEMDALERGAIANPDENRMVGHYWLRNSDLAPTPELKEDIDNTLEAIEAFTNKVHSGEIKPPGEAKFTDILSIGIGGSALGPEFVAEALAPIDAPLAIHFIDNTDPSGIDRTIAEIGSRLNTTLVLVISKSGGTPETRNGMIEAKAVYEAENLDFAAHAVAITGKDSKLDRIAQAEGWLASFPMYDWVGGRTSEMSAVGLVPAALQGIDIQEMLTGAKIMDELTRDRTLKDNPAALLALSWYFATNGKGEKDMVVLPYKDSLLLFSRYLQQLVMESLGKEKDLDGNIVHQGIAVYGNKGSTDQHAYVQQLREGVNNFFVTFIEVLQDRTAKSPEVEAGVTSGDYLSGLLQGTRQALYENGRDSLTVTIPEVNPRTVGALIALYDRAVGLYGFLVNINAYHQPGVEAGKKAAASVLALQNQIVKVLEKQTTPLSLSELAAKADATAEIEAIYKIVRHLSANDRGIVISGNLAQPSSLKISKAD